The following is a genomic window from Verrucomicrobiia bacterium.
CTCGTTTGGCTTCGCCGGCGCGGATGAAATCGGAGTCGTAGGCGGCGATGCCGCGGGCGAATTCGGTGCCGTCCTTGTCACAGATTTTCACGACTTCGCCAGCGCCGAAGTTGCCTTCGCAGCGGGCGATGCCAGGTTGCAAGAGGCTCTTGCCGGATTCGCGTAATGCTTTCTTTGCACCGTCATCCACCACCAAGGTGCCTTTGGGTTTGTGGAAGAAGGCGATCCAGCGTTTGCGGCTCTTGAGCTTGCGCGTGCTGGGGAGAAAGAGGGTGCCGACTTCTTCGTGCTTGATGATGCGGTCGAGGGAATCGCCGGTGAGGCCGGAGGCGATGATGAGCGGGATGCCGGAGCGCGTGGCGATCTTGGCGGCCTGCATCTTGGAGAGCATGCCACCGACGGCGGTGGTGCTGGTGGTGCCGCTGGCTTCACCTTCCGCTGATTCCACTTTTTCCACGGTGGACATGAGGCGGGCGCTGGGCTTGCCGAAATTTTCAATGACGCCATCTACCGTCGTGAGGATGACAAGCAGGTCGGCGGGCAAGAGCGCGGCGACGAGGGCGGAGAGTTTGTCGTTATCGCCGAACTTCAGTTCGGTGAAGGAGACGGCGTCGTTCTCGTTGATGATGGGGACGACGTTGCGGTTGAGCAAAGTGACGAGCGTGTTGCGCGCGTTCAGGTTGCGTTCCTTGTGCTCCAGATCGGCGTGGGTGAGGAGGACTTGCGCGACGTGGATGCCGAAGGGGGCGAATAGGGACTCATACATCGCCATGAGGCGGGACTGGCCGACGGCGGCGCAGGCCTGTTGCTCGGAGACCTCAGTAGGGCGCTTGTCAAAGCCGAGCACGCCCATGCCTGCGCCGACGGCGCCGGAGGTGACGAGCACGACTTGTTTACCCGCCTTTTGCAACCGGGCCAGCTGGGCGACGAGCGCCTGCATGCGGTTAAAGTCGAGACGCTTCTGGGCATCGGTCAGCACGCCAGTGCCGACCTTGACCACGATCCGATCCATGTGCTTGAGCAATTCGCTCCGCATAAAATTCAGGCGCAGAACGTAGCGAGATGGACGGGAATGTCCAATGACGAAATGGGGGGAGATTTACCACGGAGACACGGAGAGCGCGGAGTTTATAGCCACAGATTGAACACGGAATCACGCGGATGAGGGTGAGAGCATGAGGTGCAGGATTTGATTTGCGGGAAATTTAATTTGCATTCACTTCGATTGTGTTCAATATTCAACCAGATGGTTGAATATAAATCCAAGTTGTTGGACCGGACTTTTGGGGCGCTTGCTGATCCGACGCGGCGGCGGCTTTTGGAGCAGCTGGCGGTGGGGGATGAGTGTGTGACGGATCTGGCGAAGGCGCATTCGATGTCGCTGGCGGCGGTGTCGAAGCATCTCATCGTGCTGGAGAAGGCGGGGCTGGTGAAGCGGCGGAAGCAGGGGCGGGTGCATTCGCTGAAGCTGGAGGCAAAGCCGATGCGGGAGGCGCAGGCGTGGATCGATCGTTACCGGAAGTTCTGGGAGGGGAACTTGGATCAGTTCGAGAAATATTTGGAAACCTTACAAGCGAAAGAGAATAAAAATGTCATCGATAAATAAAGTGGAGAAGCCGGATAATGCGACGCTGATCATCACGCGTTTGCTGAATGCACCGCAGGAGCTGGCGTTCCGGGCGTGGACGTCGCCAGAGCATATCCGGCAGTGGATGCGGCCGGAGCCGGGGATGATCGTGCCGTCGGCGAAAATGGATCTGCGGGTGGGCGGGAAATTGCGCATCCAGATGCAGGATCCGAAGGGGGAGTATTTTACGGCGGCGGGCGAGTTTCGTGAGGTGAAGGCGCCGGAGAAGCTGGTGTATACGTGGGATTGGGAGAAGGACGGGAGCGGCGATGATTTCGGTGAGGGAGAAGGGAAGGTGTCGCTGATCACGGTGGAGTTTTTGAAGCGGGGTGAGAAGCAGACGGAGTTTGTGATGACGCATACGCGGTTTGCCACGGTGGAGAGCCGGGACAGTCATGCGGGTGGATGGGGGCGCGCGGTGGATGTGCTGGCGGAGTATGTGGAGAAGGTGGGGTAAGTGTGGCAACGGCTGAGGGAATACGGGCACCCCTCACCCCGGCCCTCTCCCCTCCGAGGGGAGAGGGTGGTTAAGCACTTCGGCGTTTTCACGCATGCCGACAAATCGGTGCGTTTGCCTGGCGGGTGGTTGCTTGGTTCGGGTTGTTTGAGGCTGTGCGTGTCTGTTGGGAGACCCTCGACTGCCGGCAAGATGCCGGCAGCACGTTGCGGCGGCGTGTTTGGTCGAGTTGTTGTGAAATGAAATCGGCTGGGTCTGTTTTTACGGGGCCAGTCATAACTGAAAGGTGAATTATGAGTGCAGTGATATTGGAAGCGCAGGAACATAGGGTGGTGTCGCAGAAGGAGTGGTTGGTGGCGCGGAGGGAGTTGCTGAACAAGGAGAAAGAGGCGACGCGGTTGCGGGATGAGTTGGCGGTGGCGCGACGCAAGCTGCCGTGGGTGGAGGTGGAGAAGGATTATGTTTTTGATTCACCGAACGGCAAGGTGAAGCTGACGGATCTGTTCGCGGGGCGGAAGCAACTGATCGTTTATCATTTCATGTTCGGGCCGGACTGGCAGGAGGGGTGTCCGAGTTGTTCGTTTGTGTCGGATCATTTTGATGGGGCGCTGGCGCATCTGGAGGCGCGGGATGTCACGTTGGTGGCGGTGTCGCGAGCAGCGCTAGCGAAGATCGAGGCGTTCAAAGGGCGAATGGGCTGGCATTTCAAATGGGTGTCATCGAGCGGGAGTGAGTTCAATCATGACTTCCATGTGTCATTCACGGCGGCGGAACTGGCGACGGGGAAGGTGAATTATAATTACGTGATGCAGGAGTTTCCGAGTGCGGAGGGGCCGGGCATCAGCGTGTTCTTCAAGGATGCGAATGGGGACATCTTTCACACGTATTCCACTTTTGGACGGGGTGTGGAGGATGCGATGAGCACGTATCGGATGCTGGATATGGTGCCGAAGGGGCGGGATGAGGGTGATCTGGAGTTTCCGATGGCGTGGGTGCGGTATCATGATCGCTACGGCACGAATGAGTTTGCGGATGCGGACAAGCCGTATTGGCCGGAGACGGAATCCAAGTCGGCGTGTGGGTGTGCGAAGAAGGGGTGAGGGGGCCCGGCACCCCTCATCCTCAATCCTTCTCCCCTCCGAGGGGAGAAGGAAGATGGGGCCTTTTTCATCGCCGGTTTGATTGCGCATCCAAGCGCTGTTTAAAATGACAAAAGCGAATTGCGGCTGCCAAACTACGATGCGCGTTGATGAAACGATTCATCCACGTGTGTCGAGGTGGCGGCGGGCAGGTGAGTTGGCGGGGTGGATCGTGCCGGGGGCGGTGCTAGCGTTGTTGCCGAAGTGTCCGGCGTGCGTGGTGGCGTATGTGGCGTTGGCGACGGGGATCGGGATATCGTTGCCGACGGCGGCGTATCTGCGGGTGGGGATGATGGTTTTGTGCGTGGGGGTGTTGGGGTTTGTTTTGGTGAGGTGCGTGAAAATATGGAGAATCAATCGCGTGTGAGTGAGTTGGCTAAGTTGTGAGGCAGTTTTGCTTATGGATGTTGCCTTCCTCACCCCGGCCTTCTCCGCCGAAGCTCGGCTTGCCTACAGGGGATAGGGGGAACATTTGGCGCCTGCTGGAGAGATTTGGAAGCTGCGGGTGGGCGAGTGCGTTTGCCTGGCGGATGGTTGTTCGATTCTGATTATTTGAAATAGAGCGTGACTGGCGTGAGACCCTTTACTGCCGGCAAGATGCCGGCAGCACGTTGTTGGTGTGCTCGGCGTTGATGAAGATTTAACAATAAACTAAATATTTATGAGCAAAATTGCGGTTCCTTTTTCAGGTGGGTGTGCGTGTGGGGCGGTGCGGTATGAGGCTTCGGCGGAGCCGGTGGTGATGTTGCATTGTCATTGCCGGGATTGCCAGAGATCGAGTGGAGGACCGTTCTCATCTTTTGTGGTGGTGCCGACGGAGGCGTTCAAGTTCACGAAGGGGGAGTTGAAATTTCATGCGTCGCCGAGTGAGGCGGGTGGGATGACGCGGCGCGGGTTTTGTACGGAGTGCGGTTCGCCGGTGATGGGGAAGCCGGACATGGTGCCGGGCATTGTGGCGATCCGGGCGGGGAGCATGGATGATCCGAGCGGGTTCAATCCGCAGATGGATGTGTGGGTGTCAGATGCGCTGGTGTGGGATAAGATGGATGCAAGTTTAGCTAGGTTCGGAAAATATCCGGTGATGTGAGAAAAGGAGTTACAAGTTTTCAGCGGGGAAAGGGCGAAGTTTTAGCCATAGATTTAACACAGATCACACGGATAAATCGTCGGGAAGATTTGAGGAGTGGTGAGCCTCATTTATAGGATGCTGAGCAGGATTTATGGTCGGCGTAGAGCAGGGCGAGGGAAAGCACGGTGCTGAAGGTCCAGAGGAGGGTGATCATGAGTTTGGCGGTGCGCCAGTCGCCAGCGATGTAGCCTTGCTCCATGTAGTCAGGGCCATAGACGAAGCGGGCGACGACACAGGCGGCAAGTTTGCAAGCGAAGATGAGAAATCCACCGAGTATGATGGAGGCATAGGGCCGCTGGGGGATTCGACGCAGGATCCATGGAATGATACCGATAGCGGGGATGACGGAAAGGATGGCCATCAAGGAAAAGGGGAAATGTGTGGTAACTCCGGTGGCGAATCCGAATGCGATGAAGAGAACGGCGTTGGTCAATACGGCAATCAAAGCAGCTACGGTGCGGATGTGCCATGTGGTGATGTTGCTTGGCAGGCCGCAGGTGCGGTGGAATTCAGTCACGAGCCAGGCGTTCATGATGCCGAGGTAAAGGCAGGAAACATCTGTGGCTGCAGAGGTCACGAGTATGGGGATGGGTAAAAAGGTGGCGATGGCCCATGCGGGTATGAGGGCGCGAAGTTCGGTGGTGAGGGAGTGAGGGGAAGCAGAGGAGGTGATATGCGCCATGGGTTGTTTGTGATGGTTGTTTTGCTATCGTTAGCCCTGCCGACTGTCATTCGGCGACATCACCGCAGTCGCGGGACAGGCAGCAGGTTACCAACCTGCGCTACGATCAGAGGCCGTGGTAATCAAGCATGACGCCGCAGCCGGTGCAGGCGTGGATGCGGTAGCGGCGTCCTTCATTACGGCGATGTTCCAAGTCTTTACTGCAGCTTTGGCAGCAGAGGTTGCCGAATATGTTTCTATGGAGCTTATCGCTGCCGCATTCGGGGCAGTGGGTTAGAATCCTTTCATCGAGAGAACAGTTGCAGGCCGGGCATTTCAGCGCGGGGGTGGCCCAGAGCAGGCCAATGCCGATGATGATGGAAATAACACATAGGATGCCCAAGGGGGTGAACCAGCTTTGGGGAACCGGTGCGCGATCTAGCAGGAGATGGGTGATACTATTTAACAGCAGTGCAGCTAAGAATGGGCCGCCGCCTCCGAGAAAGGCGATCGCGGCTTGCCGCTGGCGACGGCGGTAGAGTTCGGTTTGAGGGAGAAACATCTCCTGGAAACGGATGGTTTCCTGAGGGGTATACTTGGAGCCCGGTGTCTCAGGGATAGTGGCGAATCCACGGAGCGGTCGCGTAGTGGGAGGAGCCTTGGGCATGGCAGTAAGCTAATCAGAAAAGGGAGGGTTCGTCAAATTGAGCCACGGATTGAACACGGATCACACGGATAAATTACGGGGAAGATTAGGGAGTTAGTGAATTGATTTATCGTTGCGGCATGCTGGATTGTGTGGCCTGCCGACTACCAGTCTGCGCTACGAGTGAGTTTTAATGCGCAGATGGATGTGTGGGTGTCAGATGCGCACGCGTGGGACAAGATGGATGTGGCGCTGGCGAAGTTTGAGAAATATCCCACGATGTGAATGACCCATGACGAAATCCGAATGACGAACTAAATCTCCAAACACCAGGGAAATGACAAGGGAAACATCGAACATCCAACATCGAGAGGGGAAAACGAATCAACCGAATGGGGTCAGCCGAATTTTGGTGGGAAGTATCTCGGGGCTGACGGTTTTATGGTCAGTCTTTCAGGAGTAGTTGCCTGAGTTGGACGATATGATTGAAGCCCCAATTGCTGAGGAGCAGGGGAGCGAGAGTCAGACCGGTCGCGAGCAGGGCGAAGGCGAGGTAGTTCCAGCGGCGTTGGATGGTGGCGAAGATGCCGCCGGTAAAGGCGCACGCGCCGCCACATAGGAGGGAGGCGAACCAGGCGATCGCGAGATGGTAGGTAACACCCAGAGGGCGGATGGCGGTGCCAGGGGCGAGTGCTGCGGTATCAAGATAGAACAGACGCAGCACATAGCCAATGCGACAGAGGGCGAGGAGGGTGATGGCGAGGGCAGTCCAGATCAGGATGGGGCTGACCTTCGGGGAGCGGAGCCATGCGATGGTGCGTGAGGTGTTCATTACTTTCTATTTGGTCAAAATATGACGGAACGAAATCCACCAAAGAACAGAACTGCCAGTAAGCAAGTATGCGATGCCCCAAAAAAGTGTCCAGAGCGGGGTGGGGGTGGAATCTTGAAAAGCGATTGGAGTGATGATCAGTGCTGAAAAAGCGAAAAGTAACAGGTATGGAATAGGTGTCTGGCATTTGAAGCGATTGACTATCAAGCGCGCCAATAATGCTTGGGGCAAGACAGCTACTAAAAATGCGACGGTGGAGAAGATGATGGCGATGGCAGGGACAAATATGACGGTAAGAGGGTAGCCATCATCCGCTATAGCGGCTGCTGGACCGCCGATATCAGTCACCCAAGCTACGATGTAAATGAAGGTGAGCGCGGCGAGGCTACTGAAGAATCCTAAGAGCGGGTGGCGTAACATGGGTGGGACATGGTTCACCGGCCATCAGGTTTGGCACACCATTTCTCGGCGGCGAGCCAGAGGAGGGGGCCGGTGAAGAAGGCGATGCCGATAAGGAAAAGGCCGACGACAGTGGCGAAGAGCCCCGGCTGAGAGATGACGATGGAGCCGCTGAGGAAGAAGGCGGTGAAGGATAAACCAGCAGCGGTGCGGGCGAGAGTTTTCATTAGAGTCCTTTGATGGTAAACTTACTTTGTGATACAAAGTTAATTATGTCAAGCCGGTTGCACCGGCGGGCTAATTTTTGGGAAAGGTGAATGGGACATATAGGTCTCATGGGACAAATGGGGCTGATTTTTTTAACTGAGTAAATTTTCGATGAGGTCGGCGAAGGTGAATTTGGATGAAAAAGCGGAAATCTTGGATCGGAATTATCTCTCTTGGAATAAGTTGGGAGAAATGTCGCTTATAGATAACACATTGTGGTGGTTTGAGTGGGTGCGGTGAGGGATAGTGGGATTGCTGACAACTCGTTGTCGGTAAAGGAAGGGCTGCAAGCCGGTTACGTGTTTCGGGTTTTAAGTTTCGGGTTAGGGACACGGAAGGCTGAAATCCCCGCTGAGTGATTCGATGGAATCGTTTTGGCAATTCCTTATGGAACCGTCAGGGCCGAAGTTCGGCTTCCTTATATGGGGAAGTGAGAATCTTGCTTCGGGGTCTCTGCTGAAGTTTGGTGGGGCAGTTGCGAAAAGAGTTTGGGCTCGTCAGGAGCCTCGCCCTACCGAGGTGGGTAGGATCTGTGGGTGTATCGGG
Proteins encoded in this region:
- the proB gene encoding glutamate 5-kinase, with amino-acid sequence MRSELLKHMDRIVVKVGTGVLTDAQKRLDFNRMQALVAQLARLQKAGKQVVLVTSGAVGAGMGVLGFDKRPTEVSEQQACAAVGQSRLMAMYESLFAPFGIHVAQVLLTHADLEHKERNLNARNTLVTLLNRNVVPIINENDAVSFTELKFGDNDKLSALVAALLPADLLVILTTVDGVIENFGKPSARLMSTVEKVESAEGEASGTTSTTAVGGMLSKMQAAKIATRSGIPLIIASGLTGDSLDRIIKHEEVGTLFLPSTRKLKSRKRWIAFFHKPKGTLVVDDGAKKALRESGKSLLQPGIARCEGNFGAGEVVKICDKDGTEFARGIAAYDSDFIRAGEAKRVEIVHRDNLVIL
- a CDS encoding DUF899 domain-containing protein, which codes for MSAVILEAQEHRVVSQKEWLVARRELLNKEKEATRLRDELAVARRKLPWVEVEKDYVFDSPNGKVKLTDLFAGRKQLIVYHFMFGPDWQEGCPSCSFVSDHFDGALAHLEARDVTLVAVSRAALAKIEAFKGRMGWHFKWVSSSGSEFNHDFHVSFTAAELATGKVNYNYVMQEFPSAEGPGISVFFKDANGDIFHTYSTFGRGVEDAMSTYRMLDMVPKGRDEGDLEFPMAWVRYHDRYGTNEFADADKPYWPETESKSACGCAKKG
- a CDS encoding metalloregulator ArsR/SmtB family transcription factor; this translates as MVEYKSKLLDRTFGALADPTRRRLLEQLAVGDECVTDLAKAHSMSLAAVSKHLIVLEKAGLVKRRKQGRVHSLKLEAKPMREAQAWIDRYRKFWEGNLDQFEKYLETLQAKENKNVIDK
- a CDS encoding SRPBCC domain-containing protein translates to MSSINKVEKPDNATLIITRLLNAPQELAFRAWTSPEHIRQWMRPEPGMIVPSAKMDLRVGGKLRIQMQDPKGEYFTAAGEFREVKAPEKLVYTWDWEKDGSGDDFGEGEGKVSLITVEFLKRGEKQTEFVMTHTRFATVESRDSHAGGWGRAVDVLAEYVEKVG
- a CDS encoding GFA family protein; its protein translation is MSKIAVPFSGGCACGAVRYEASAEPVVMLHCHCRDCQRSSGGPFSSFVVVPTEAFKFTKGELKFHASPSEAGGMTRRGFCTECGSPVMGKPDMVPGIVAIRAGSMDDPSGFNPQMDVWVSDALVWDKMDASLARFGKYPVM